In the genome of Candidatus Falkowbacteria bacterium, the window AATATTACCTTGAATAGCAAGGGAGCAGGTGACAAGTCTGTTTCGACAATCAACACCTCGATCGTTGATCAGAACGGCTGCGCCACCGGGTTAGTCAGTGCCACGGCTGTTATCTATATGTCCAACGCCACTAATGGTTCGAACTGCACAGCTAACGACAACGATTGCTATCAGATTACGACCGGCAATTGCGTCAAGAGCGATTGCACTGACGATAATGATACGACTGCCACGTATACGTGCACGGCAGGTTTCAAGCATTTCGCTATCCCGACCGATGATGGAGCTACGGGCAACCCTTGGCAGCCTTATAACTGGCTTTCTAGGTTGCAGGTTTATGATGGGGTCAACTATGCTGCAACCAGCTCGCCAGGAGTAGAGGTCCTTGCAAGCCAGGTCCTTGATGTATCCGAGTCGGCAATCGATTATGGCAACAACCTTTTTGCCGGAGACGATACAGGCACTTCAAGCAGGGCTACTACGGTAATCAACTATGGCAACTCGCCCATAAATACGGATCTTTCTGGCACCGATATGGTGGGCGCTCCGACCGGAACTTTAGCTGTTACGCAACAGAAATGGTCGCTAACTCAGAATTTCAACTATCCTGTCGGAACTTCACTTACGAACGTCGACCAGACGGTCAACGTCAATTTGCTTAAGCCGACCACCACGGCCGACGTATCAAAAAAGATCTATTGGGGCATCGGCATCCCGTTCGGGGCTGAGTCATCGGCCTATACCGGATCGAATATCTTTACCGCCATACTCGATGCGCTTAACTGGTAACCGTAAATTTTATCGGTTTGCTATATTTGTGTTATAATATCTGAGTACCAAGCATGCCGGACTGAGCCGGCCGATTCGAGATAAACTACATCATCAATGCCCAAGAATCGCCAATTAATATTGAACGTGATCATGCTGTCCGCCGCCTTAGTGGCAGTTGTTTGGACTAGCTATGATTATCTATATCCGTTATTCGGGCCAGGCAAGGTCTTTTTCAAGGCGGCAGCGGCAGCGGATGAAGCTTTGGCAGACAAAACGCCGCCTCAGATCAGCGATATCGCGGTGGCAGACGTTTCGCCGACCTCAACCACCATCACTTGGAAGACCGACAAGGAAGCTGACTCGCTAGTCAATTTCAATATCAGCCGGGATTACGGCATTACCCGCGATTCGGCCCTGGTCAAGGAACATCGGCTGGTCATCCCGGAGCTGAATCCGTCCCAGCAATACTATTACCGCATCATCGCCGTTGATAAGAATGGCAACCAGAATATCTCAAATGATTTTGTCTTCACGACCAAAGACCTTGAGACCAAGACGACTACGCCAGTGACGCCGCCAGAGACCCAGACGCCCACCGAAACGCCGGAGCAGAATCTCGGCCCGGGCAACGGCGCCGGCGAAGGAGGCGGTTACAAGGATCCGCCCCAGGACGAGACCCAGGTGGTTAGAGAAACCATGAATTTGCTCGAGCAGCTTGACAGCGAAGAGAGCCTGTCTTTGATCGAGTCGAAAATCCAGCAGGTGGCCGAGGAAAAAGCCAAACCCCCGGTCATCACCGGCGACTTCGCCAAAGTCGAGGTGGGCACTGATTTCGCCAAGATCACTTGGAAGACCGACAAGGAATCGGACTCGATCGTGGCCTTGGCCGCCGAAAGCGAGTACGCCCCGAACGCAGCCAACCCTTATCGCTGGAAAGAGGGCGAACCGAATCAGATGGTGCTGGTCCACGAAGTCATGGTCAACGGATTGCGCCCGGCCACGACCTATCATTATCAGGTCACTTCCAAGTCGAGCTTGGGCCTTGAAGGCGTCAGTGAAGACAACACGTTCAAGACCAAGTCGATCATGCCGGAAATTTTCAATATCACCATCAGCAAAGTCCAGGAGGATTCGGCTACGATCGATTTCAATACTAACGTGCCCTGTTCTTCGATCGTAGAGTATACCGACTTGAGCACTAATGTCACTAAGCTTGAAGGCAGCACGGCCGTAGTCAATACCCATTCGATCCAGCTGAAGAACCTGAAATTCGACAGTTATTATTCAGCTGTCATCAAGGTAGAGAACGAGCAGGGAGAAAAGGTCGTTTCCCAGCCGATCACCTTCACCACCATCAAGGATATCCAGCCGCCCGTCATTTCGAAGGTCAACACCGAGTCCACGCTTTACCCCGGCACCGACAACAAGACGCAGACCATTATCAGCTGGCGGACCGACGAAGGGTCGATGTGCCAATTCTTTTACGGCCAGGGCCTGGCCTCAAGCAAGGACGCCAGCACTTTGGCCAAAGAAGAAGATTACATTACCAATCACGTCCAGGTGGTGACTGAGTTCCAGCCAGCCACGGTCTATAAATTCTGGATCGAGTGTTATGACAGGACCAAGAATAGGGCGAAATCCGAAGACTATACCATGTTGACGCCTACACGTGAGCAAAGCATCTTGGATTTGATCATCAAGAATTTCGAAGGCACCTTCGGCTGGCTTAAAAAGAAATAAGAATATGATCGAACCGCTAATCCGCATCAAAAACATGAGCGTGATCTATAACAAGGGCAAGGAAAATGAATTCCGTGCCGCTGATAACACGAGCATGGAAATCTACCCGGGCGAGTACATCATTTTTTTCGGCCCGTCCGGCTGCGGCAAATCGACCACGCTTTATACTATTTTGGGCGTGCTGCCGCCGACCGAGGGGGTGGTCATGGTCAAAGGCGAAAACCCCTACGCCTACACCGCGGAAGAGCTGGTGCATTATCAGACTTCCGTCATTGGCATCATGTACCAAGCCTTTTATCTCATACCGTCTTTGACCATCGCCGATAACGTGACCTTGCCGCTGATTTTCAAAGGCGTGCATCCCAGTGTCAGGAAAAAACGCGCCCAGGAGCTTTTGGACCGCTTCGGTGTGGGCAAACACGGCCATAAGCTGCCCGAAGCCTTGTCCGGCGGCCAAACCCAAAGAGTCTCGGTCGCCCGCGCTTTCGTCAACGACCCGGAAATCCTCCTGGCCGACGAGCCGGTCGGAAATTTGGACTCGATCTCGGCCGGACAGGTTATGGATACGCTGAATACGATCAACCAGAAAGACAAGAAGACCATCATCCTAGTTACCCATGATGCCAAATATCTGCCCTACGCGCACCGCGTGATTTATATCAAAGACGGCCGAGTGGTACGTATCGTGCCAAACCCGGAAAAGAAGCAGATCGCCCGCGTGGATCAGCAGAAGAACCTGATTACGGAGATGGAGCAGCTGGTCAAGGTTCATCCGTATCTGTCACCGAGCGAGCTTAAGGTGAAGAGCATCATCAATTATCTGACTCAAGATTTCACCTTCGAGCAGCTGCAGCGCTTGGAAGATATTTCCAAGCTGATGATCGATGGCAAGATGAATGCGGAGAATTTCAATGCGCTCCTGGTCAAGGAATTCAAAGACGGCGGCGTCGGGGTCAAGCCGGGGTTGGCCGAGGTCATGACCGAAAAGATCGAGAAGATTCTGGCTCAGTCCAAGGATATCCGCCGTTATCGCCGGCGCTTGGAACGCAACAATTTTTTCGACACCGATAAGGACCTGATCAATAAGCTGGCCAAGTACATGATGGACGAATACGGCCACGCCATTACGGTTATGCAAAAGAAACGCCTCAAGGAAACGGTTTATAACCGCGTAGCTGGACTGAAAAAGATGGATGAATTCTTGGAATCCTTGATGGCGCCGCTCGACCAAGGCGGTCTCGGCTTCGATAAGGATATGGCCAATCGACTGACCCAATATTTCGAGAAGCTGCTGATACAAGGCTTGGAGACCGAAGAAAAAGGAGAACATTAGCTTATAGATATCAATATATATGAGAGTCCAAGACACAGCCCGATTAGCGACGCGCATGTTCAAAACTAGGCCGGCCAGAACCTGGCTGACGATTCTTGGCATTGGCGTCGGTATTGCTGCCGTGGTCGTCTTGGTCGGTTTGGGCTACGGTTTGCAGGGAATCATCCTGGAAAAGATCGTTTTCGGCGAGGCTTTGTTGAGCTTGAATGTCAATGCTCCGTCATCGAAAGCGGTCATACTGGACAAGAAGAGCCTGGAGATGTTCGGGAAATTGGAACATGTCCAGGAGGTCGAGCCGATGACTAGCTACACTTCCTTGATCAAGTTCGGCGAACTGACGGGCAGCATCTTCGTGCGCGGCGTCAACGCCAATTACTTCAAATATGCCGGCGTGGTGCCGCTTGAAGGATCGTTGTTCGGCAACGGAGAGGCGAACAAAGTAATCTTGTCGACAGCAGCCTTGAAACTTTTCGAGCTGGAACCCAAAGCTATTCTCGGCAAGCGGGTCAATTTCAAGATTTTCGTGCCAGGCGCTAATCCGGACGATGTCCAGGAGGTGCCTTTGGGCAAAGAGTACGAAGTCGCGGGCGTAATCGATGATGCCTCCTCGATTTATGCCTTTGTCCCGCTATCGGAGCTGACTGCTAAATTTGCGGTCACTTCCTACGAAAGCGCCCGAGTCAAGGTCGAGAGCAACGAGTTCTTGACTGCGGCCGAAGATGCGATCATCAAGAAGGGTTTCGTGGTGACGGCTTTGTCCAAAACGGTCGAACAAGCCAACAAGATCTTCAGCGGCATCCAGATCATCTTAGCTATCTTCGGCGGCATCGCTTTGGTCGTGTCGGCTATCGGTATGTTCAACACCATGACCGTCACCCTAATGGAAAGAACCAACGAGATCGGTATCATGCGTACCATCGGCGGCTCGCCGACCAATATCAAGGTCATGTTCTTGTCCGAGTCGATCGTCATGGGCTTCTTGGGAGGCGTGGTCGGTATCGCCATCGGCGTCTCCGGCGGATTGTCTTTGAATTTCCTTTTGAACTCGATCGCCACTCGTATGGGCGGTACGGCCATCACCTTATTCCGCTTTCCTGTTCCTTTTTTACTGATGATTGCCGCCTTCGGCGCCGTCATGGGTTTTTTGACCGGTGTTTATCCGGCCAGGCGCGCCGCTTCCTTGAGTCCGCTAGACGCCATCAGATACAAATAAATGATGCTCGAGAATAAATACGCCAGAGTCGCCGCCTATGTCGTCTTGGTAATTCTTAACCTTATGTCGTTTCTGGCGTTGTACCAGGTTTCACAAGACGATCGCTTGCCACCGGCCGAGCAGGAAGTCGTAACAGAAGAGGGATCAGCCGGACAGGGGGTTATTTCTCGGATCAGCCGGCAGTTTTTCGGATTCGGCCAACCATCAGATGAAAAAACCGGTGCTGGTGCGGCGCAATTATCCACAGTGCCGAACGAGCCGAAATTTTCCCGGACTTCGTTCTTCTTTCAAGCCCCCTATATCGGCAGCCTGGCCATCCCGGAGTCCTGGGAAGGGAAATACGCCACCAAAGAAACAGGACAGTCGATCGATTTTTTATACGTCTTGCCTGGAGAGCCAGGCATCCCGATCTTCACGGTCGATTTATTAACGAAAAAAGATTGGGAAAAATTCAAGGCCGCCAATCAAGGCGCTCAAGTCATTAAGGACTTGCCGGAACACGTCTTCGTGGCCAGGATTCGCAACGCAACCACGACCGACCAGGACAGAGTTAAAGAGTATATAAGGATGACCGGTGAGGCCAAAGCATCTTGGAATAGCTTTCGGAGCCATCTTCAACCCAAAAATTAATTTAAGGTTAGATAAAAAAAAGTTGTTGTCACTAAAACGTAAAATGTGGTAAAATATCAATAGAGGATTTTCTTCAGGAATTTTTTTTCGTAACTTAGTTTTCAGATATTAATTTATTAATATTCCCCATGCATGTCGCAAGCAATTAAAAAACAACTCAAACGATCGTATCCCGTCGTGGCCGGTTTTTTGATTCTGAATATCGCCATCTCAGCCGTGTTTTTCAACATGCGCTTCAATCTTTTAGAAATCAGCTGGCTTAACGGTGCTCAGGCCCAGGATTCGGCCACCAGCTCTGTTACCGTCAAGAACGCGCCGCCGGCCTTCACGGTCAATGCAGCCGAAAACCCGACGTCTTCTTCAACTTCGCCGGTCAATGTCGGCGCTAATATCAGCTTTACCGGCACGGCCGATGACCCGGAAAATAACAGTTATTACTTGATTGTTTGCGATAGTACGGCTACGGCCACTCCTGGCGCCGGTGGCGCCGCCCCGACCTGCAGTGTCGGCAACACCATCAACTGCGTTTCCGGCTTGACTGGCGATACGGCTCAGGCAAGCTGCACCTACGGCAATGTGGCTGATCCTGGAGCTGAGACCAAGAACTGGGCTGCTTTTGTCTGCGATAATCACGCCACCCAGGCCCAGTGTACGACTGTCGGCAATTCCGGCTCAGGTGATTCCGGCTCTCCGTACTATGTCAACCATGCCCCTACCTTTACGGCAGTGGCCACGACTGATGACAACAAGGATCCTGGAGGCATATTTACCATCCAGGGCAACGTAGGCGATACAGATGCCCAGGGCGGAGTCGATACCTTGACCATGAGCGTCTGCAGTTCGAATAGCTGGTCCACCACCACCGGTTGTGCTGCCACCACATTCTGCACCGGCACCACGACCGGCGCTACGGTTTCCTGCACCTATACCAGCCCGGTTCCGATGGCTCATGGAACCTCTTCATATTATGCCTTTGTCAAAGATTGGCATCAGTTAGCCTCTGCCGCCAACTCGAGAACTAGCGTAATCACTACCAACAATGTCGCTCCTTCAGTGAGCAATATCGTCCTGAACGGCGGTTCACTCATTACCTTATTAAATAAGGGTGCCGGGCCAAAAACAGTAACCGCATCCTCATCTTCGGTTACGGACAATAACGGTTGTGCCGACTTGGTTGACGCCACCAGCACTATTTATTATTCGGCAGTCGCCGGCGGAGCCGACTGCACGGCCGACGACAATAATTGTTATAAGTCGGCAGCAGCTGCTTGCAACGTTTCTGACTGTTCAGGCGGTGTCGATACCGTGGCCACAGTAGTATGCAGCGCTGGCTTGGAATATCATGCCATCCCAACTGACATTTCCACGGGAAATCCGTACACTTCAAACGGCTGGATTGCTTCGATTTTTCCCTATGATGAAACCCTCTCAGCCAGTCTTGCCACAAGCAGTCCGGTCGACGTGTTTACTAATATGGCTCTAGACGTCTCTGAGGCGACAATTCCTTATGGCATCTTACAGGCTGGACAGAATACTGCCGGTTACAACGCAACCACCACAGTCATAAATTTTGGCAATTGTCCTTTGGCTAGCGATATAGATGGAACTTGGATGTCTAACGGCGGCAATCATATAGGGGAAAATAACCAGAAATTTGATCTCTCAACAGCCGTTTACGGGTCGCTTACTTATAATCTATCTTCCACGACGCCACAAACCTTGAACCTTTCTGCTCGACCAACCAGCGCGGCTAACGTGACCAGGCCAGTTTATTGGGGTATCAATATCCCGGCTTTGCTGCCCTCGGGTGATTATTACGGTACGAATACATTTACAGCAGGACTTTATTCCGGCGGAGTTTGGTAATAAATACAGTGAAAATTATATAAAGAAGCGCCTTAAGGGCGCTTCTTTTGTGTAAAACTTTAACCTTAGCCTAAATATAGCTCATAATATGCCCATAATTCAGGGGTTTTCTGCCTTGAAAAATTGTGTCGTATTATAGTATAATATAAAGGAATAATAATATATGTTTGAAGGATATATTTTTTTGTATTGGCCGAATTTTTAGATTATGACCAAAATCCAAATTGCAGTCTATGGCGCAATAGTTTTTTCGTTCTTTTATTATCTGATCAGATTCACTTTCGACCTGCTGTTGCGCGGTTTTGCCCCGGTTGTTTCATCGCGCCC includes:
- a CDS encoding ABC transporter ATP-binding protein; the encoded protein is MIEPLIRIKNMSVIYNKGKENEFRAADNTSMEIYPGEYIIFFGPSGCGKSTTLYTILGVLPPTEGVVMVKGENPYAYTAEELVHYQTSVIGIMYQAFYLIPSLTIADNVTLPLIFKGVHPSVRKKRAQELLDRFGVGKHGHKLPEALSGGQTQRVSVARAFVNDPEILLADEPVGNLDSISAGQVMDTLNTINQKDKKTIILVTHDAKYLPYAHRVIYIKDGRVVRIVPNPEKKQIARVDQQKNLITEMEQLVKVHPYLSPSELKVKSIINYLTQDFTFEQLQRLEDISKLMIDGKMNAENFNALLVKEFKDGGVGVKPGLAEVMTEKIEKILAQSKDIRRYRRRLERNNFFDTDKDLINKLAKYMMDEYGHAITVMQKKRLKETVYNRVAGLKKMDEFLESLMAPLDQGGLGFDKDMANRLTQYFEKLLIQGLETEEKGEH
- a CDS encoding ABC transporter permease — its product is MFKTRPARTWLTILGIGVGIAAVVVLVGLGYGLQGIILEKIVFGEALLSLNVNAPSSKAVILDKKSLEMFGKLEHVQEVEPMTSYTSLIKFGELTGSIFVRGVNANYFKYAGVVPLEGSLFGNGEANKVILSTAALKLFELEPKAILGKRVNFKIFVPGANPDDVQEVPLGKEYEVAGVIDDASSIYAFVPLSELTAKFAVTSYESARVKVESNEFLTAAEDAIIKKGFVVTALSKTVEQANKIFSGIQIILAIFGGIALVVSAIGMFNTMTVTLMERTNEIGIMRTIGGSPTNIKVMFLSESIVMGFLGGVVGIAIGVSGGLSLNFLLNSIATRMGGTAITLFRFPVPFLLMIAAFGAVMGFLTGVYPARRAASLSPLDAIRYK